The genomic interval ATCCAAATCCCGAATAAAATAACTCGTCAATTTTTCGAACATACTCCAAATAGGTATTAAATGCTTTTTTTGCTGTATCACTGCGTTCACTCCAATATGCAAATAAAAAGACCCGCTTTTCTTCCAATTTTTTTTGCTTATACAGGTCGTTTAATACGGCTACATCTAAACTCGAAATAATAGGATACAATGCGCGAATTGAATAATTAATCAAATCAACCGAAAGTGTATCGAAAAATTGTTTATCTTCTTTTCGACTTCTATTCAGAATTTCAATTTTATCCCAAAAAGGATTTTCTCTAAAGAAATCAATAAACTGCTCGTCTGTTTTAATGGATTTAGAATTTAAAATCTGAACTATCAATCTGTAAGTACCGGTTGTTAAGCTACTGATATCGTGTTTTAGTAAAAAAGGATCAATTGCATTACTATTTCTTGATCTGTACCAATCTTCCTTTAAAGAAAGTATCCCGCTTGAATCCTTTTTATACAAACTAAACTTCAATGCGTATTTGTTTCCTAATTGTTCGGTTTTATAGCTTTCCAAATAAGCATAGAGAATATTTTGTCCGGAATTAAACTGATGATAGATCAGAGGCTCGCTATAAAAGCCATTTTTAAATAAAATATGATTGCTGTCTGTAATAGCTTTTGAAATAGATGATAATTGAATTCCAGATAAAAAAGTGGATTGAGAAGCAGGTTTCACTTGAAAGGTATTCAATAAGGTTAATTCTCTTAAACTGTCATTTGCATCTTCTATTTTAGTTTCCAATTCGTAATTACCAGGTTCAATCGCCCATCGAAGTTGGTGGATTAAAGGTTTTAATTCAAGACCCGAAGGACTTTCAATCAATATTTTATCCACTTTTTTAATTTCCAATCCTTTCTTTAATAAGAGTGTAACATATGCTTTAATTGCAAGTGTGCTATCCTTTTGAATAGTTTTAATAAACCCTTTGTGGTCTATATAAATTCGAATTTCAGCATATGGTTTAAAATCTGGAGTATAAAAAACACAAGGTTGGACAAATGCATTCAGACACCAACCAGGTATTGAAACAAATAAAAAACTTAGAATCAATAAAGTTTTAAGAATCCATTGCATTCTATTCTTTTTTTAGCTTAAACAAAAAGTCCGCTTTCTGAATCTTTGTATGCATCAGTAAATAATGGTCTCTTGTTTTCTCTAATTGAAACGTATAGTCAAGTCCTTTTGTTAATGTCAGTTCATTTTTATTCAGGATATAATTAGCTTGAGTTTCGGAACCCATAAAATTTGTAGTCAGGATATTCTGTTCAAAAAAGAAAAAAGCGCCATCCAGGGTATTGGTCCGTTTTGTATTTCTGGAGGCCTCTACGATCACCCATTTTCCCTTTAAAAATTCAAGGTCAATTTTATTCTCTTGCTTACATCCCAAAAATGTAAGGAGATATAAAAGCAATGTAATTCTGTTTTTCATTTTAGATTCTTATCTTCAAAAATACTATCAATTGCAATCGATGGACAAAATCGAACCCGATATTTTGGCTACTTTTACATTAAATTCAAGCATTGAGATTTGTTTTGATAACTGGTATTTCCTCTGGAATTGGGCTATTTTTGGCACATTTACTCACAAAAGAGGGTTTTTTTGTTATTGGAACTCTAAGGTATGATAAAGTACCAGATCCTGAACTTTTAAAACAAACTAATTTTGCGGCGATAACAATGGACCTCCATGAAGATGTTTCTATAGAGGCTGGAGTGGAGCAATTGAAATCCATTTTAAGAGAAAATCCTTTATATGCCCTTATAAATAATGCAGGATATGCAGTACCCGGGCCACTAACACATTTACCCATGGCGCATTTGAAAGCGCAATTTCAAGTCAATGTATTCGGATCCATTCGATTAATTCAACTCATTTTGCCCTTTTTAAAATCTGATAATACGGAAGCCAGGATTTTGAATATAAGTTCGATTTCAGGATTATTTGCATCTCCATTCCTGGGTGCTTATGCCGGCTCAAAATTTGCATTAGAGGGACTTTCAGATAGCTTGCGTAGGGAATTAACGTTGTTTGGAATTAAGGTAATCTTGATTGAACCTGGACCTATAAAGACGCTTATTTGGCAAAAAAACCTTCGAGTTGAGGAAGATTTCAAACTAAGTCCGTATGCCCTCTATTTAACAAAAGCAACAAAAACGATTCTGGAAACAGAGCGCAATGCACTTCCGGTTGAATCTCTAAAGGACCCAATATTGGCAGCATTGAATTCTAAAAATCCAAAAAACAGATATCTGATTCATAAAAATAAAATTCTGTTCTTACTTTTGGCTAAATTTCTACCTTCAAAATGGGTTGATTTTCTTGTTAGAAGAAACTTGACTTCCGAAAATTCAAAAATCCGTCCTGTCTAATGAAATATACTAAATTTTTCGCACTTTTTATTTCGATTTCATTTTGTTTTAATCAATCCCAAATTGCACAATTCTCTTTTAGTTTGAAAGATAGTTTGCGAGGTGCTTTGCGACCAGAACGAAATTACAATGTCCTCCATTATGATTTAAGCATTCAATTAGACATTCCAGCGCAAAGTCTAAAAGGATTTGTTGGAATGGAATTTCAAGCAAACCAGGATTTATCAACAATTCAGTTAGACTTGTTTGAAAATATGAATATCAAGAAAATAACATATCGTGGAAGGGAACTGAAATTCAATCGGAAATTTGATGCGGTATTTGTGCCGCTTAACATTCAAAAAAATGACCAGGAAGTTTTAAAAATATATTTTGAAGGGAAACCTATCATTGCAAAACGAGCTCCCTGGGATGGCGGCTTTGTTTGGAAGCAAGATGCGCAAGGAAAACCCTGGATCGGGGTGGCTTGTGAAGGTATTGGTGCTAGTTTGTGGTGGCCTAATAAAGATCATTTATCTGATGAACCTGAAAAAGGAATGAATATTCATATAACAGTACCGAATGAATTAATGGCAATTTCAAATGGAAATCTTGAAAAAGTTACGGATGAAGATAAGAAAAACAAAACCTACCATTGGAAGGTTAGTTACCCGATTAATAATTATAATGTAAGTTTATATGTTGGAGATTATATCCATTTCAAGGATCAATATAAAGCTGCTGATGGATCCATTTTACCATTGGATTATTATGTCTTAAAAGGAAAGGAAGATACTGCCAGAAACCATTTTGAGCAGGTAAAAAAAATGCTGGAAGCTTATGAATTTTATTTTGATAAATACCCATTTTGGAATGATGGCTACGCATTGGTAGAGTCGCCATATTTAGGCATGGAACATCAGAGTGCAATTGCTTATGGGAACCAATACAAAAGAGGCTATTTAGGAGCGAGAATGTCTGCGGAATTTAATTTTGACTATATCATTATCCATGAAAGTGGTCATGAATATTTTGGCAATTCTGTTTCCTGCAATGACCATGCAGATATGTGGATACATGAAGGTTTTACTACTTATATGGAGGCTTTGTATGTGGAATATCTTCATGGCAAAAAAGCTGCCTTGCGGTATTTAGAAAGTCAGCGTTCGGGGATCCAAAATAAAATGGCTTTAATCGGACCAAGAGATGTGAACTTTCAGAATTTTCCGGATTCAGATATATATGGCAAAGGATCCTGGGTTTTACAAACCTTGCGATTCACTTTGAAAAATGATTCTTTGTGGTTTAAAATGATTAAAGGATTTTATAATACCTATAAATATAAAAACATAAATAGTGAAGATTTTTTCATGTATGTGAATGACTACACTAAAAAAGATTTTACTCCATTTTTCAATCAGTATTTCAAAACAAACGAAATACCAAAAGTCAAATTGAAAATTTTATCAGATACAAACCGTACCCGAATTCTTTTTAAAATAGAATGTAAAGAAGAAAAATTAGAACTTCCGATTGAAGTAAATATTGATGGCAGGATAATTCAATTAGATGCATCCACAAAAGAGCGAAATATTGAATTTAGCAAGAATTTTAAATCCATTAAAGCAATAAATACACAAGCACTTGTTGAAATTCTACCAAATGAAGAAGGAACCTTTATAAAGTAATCAAATTGAAATTAAGCAACAAACTTTAATAGATCCTTCAAAATCCTAGTATATGGCATCATTTAGGAAATAAAGCCTACCTAATAAGATTGTTAAGCCTTTGATGGCAACAATGAATTAAACGTATTAAAAATTAGCAAATGAGAATAAAACGAAAGCTTATTTTGCAGTTTCTTCCCGAACAGCCATTGTTTTTTCTTTGATTCTAGCTTTTTTACCAGAAAGCTGTCTAAGGTAAAAGAGTTTAGCTCTCCGCACCCTTCCCTTCTTTACCACCTTGATTTCTGAAATGTTTGGAGATGAAAATGGGAATATACGTTCTACGCCAATGCCACTGGATACTTTACGCACTGTAAACGTCTTATTTTTACCTTCTCCCCGGATGTTAATTACATCACCTCTAAAATCCTGAATACGTTCTTTGTTCCCTTCGATGATTTTATAACTGATCACTATGGTATCCCCAGAAGAAAATTCAGGGATCCGGCTAATATCCATCAATTGATCTTGAACATATTTAATTAATTCCATGGCAAATGCATTTAGGTCTTTTAAAAAGAGTCGCAAAGATAGCAAAAATCAATTAAATTACTCAAAATAAATGGAAAGAATTATCTCACGATGGTGGCAAAACCTTTTAATTCGATAAGTTCATTCCTTGGTGTGGTATATCTCACAACATAGACGTATACCCCATTTGGCAAAAGAGCTCCTTGATTATCAAACCTGCCATTCCATCCTTGTAATGGATCCTGAGTCATAAAAAGTCTGGATCCCCAACGGTCCCAAATACTCATTTCATAGGTTTTCATACCTTCAAAATAGCCAATCCCAAAAAATTCATCATTC from Saprospiraceae bacterium carries:
- a CDS encoding GWxTD domain-containing protein — its product is MQWILKTLLILSFLFVSIPGWCLNAFVQPCVFYTPDFKPYAEIRIYIDHKGFIKTIQKDSTLAIKAYVTLLLKKGLEIKKVDKILIESPSGLELKPLIHQLRWAIEPGNYELETKIEDANDSLRELTLLNTFQVKPASQSTFLSGIQLSSISKAITDSNHILFKNGFYSEPLIYHQFNSGQNILYAYLESYKTEQLGNKYALKFSLYKKDSSGILSLKEDWYRSRNSNAIDPFLLKHDISSLTTGTYRLIVQILNSKSIKTDEQFIDFFRENPFWDKIEILNRSRKEDKQFFDTLSVDLINYSIRALYPIISSLDVAVLNDLYKQKKLEEKRVFLFAYWSERSDTAKKAFNTYLEYVRKIDELFYSGFGYGFETDRGVVYLRYGKPDDVIAEDKDNGAFPYEIWKYNKVSKTGQTNVKFLFYNPDLAGSDFRLLHSTAHGERQNKKWEIDLYKNAPGEEKGDNFFDATEIQSGYNRRAREYFEH
- a CDS encoding SDR family oxidoreductase codes for the protein MRFVLITGISSGIGLFLAHLLTKEGFFVIGTLRYDKVPDPELLKQTNFAAITMDLHEDVSIEAGVEQLKSILRENPLYALINNAGYAVPGPLTHLPMAHLKAQFQVNVFGSIRLIQLILPFLKSDNTEARILNISSISGLFASPFLGAYAGSKFALEGLSDSLRRELTLFGIKVILIEPGPIKTLIWQKNLRVEEDFKLSPYALYLTKATKTILETERNALPVESLKDPILAALNSKNPKNRYLIHKNKILFLLLAKFLPSKWVDFLVRRNLTSENSKIRPV
- a CDS encoding M1 family metallopeptidase, with the protein product MKYTKFFALFISISFCFNQSQIAQFSFSLKDSLRGALRPERNYNVLHYDLSIQLDIPAQSLKGFVGMEFQANQDLSTIQLDLFENMNIKKITYRGRELKFNRKFDAVFVPLNIQKNDQEVLKIYFEGKPIIAKRAPWDGGFVWKQDAQGKPWIGVACEGIGASLWWPNKDHLSDEPEKGMNIHITVPNELMAISNGNLEKVTDEDKKNKTYHWKVSYPINNYNVSLYVGDYIHFKDQYKAADGSILPLDYYVLKGKEDTARNHFEQVKKMLEAYEFYFDKYPFWNDGYALVESPYLGMEHQSAIAYGNQYKRGYLGARMSAEFNFDYIIIHESGHEYFGNSVSCNDHADMWIHEGFTTYMEALYVEYLHGKKAALRYLESQRSGIQNKMALIGPRDVNFQNFPDSDIYGKGSWVLQTLRFTLKNDSLWFKMIKGFYNTYKYKNINSEDFFMYVNDYTKKDFTPFFNQYFKTNEIPKVKLKILSDTNRTRILFKIECKEEKLELPIEVNIDGRIIQLDASTKERNIEFSKNFKSIKAINTQALVEILPNEEGTFIK
- the rplS gene encoding 50S ribosomal protein L19; this translates as MELIKYVQDQLMDISRIPEFSSGDTIVISYKIIEGNKERIQDFRGDVINIRGEGKNKTFTVRKVSSGIGVERIFPFSSPNISEIKVVKKGRVRRAKLFYLRQLSGKKARIKEKTMAVREETAK